The Pseudochaenichthys georgianus chromosome 24, fPseGeo1.2, whole genome shotgun sequence genome includes a region encoding these proteins:
- the sprtn gene encoding DNA-dependent metalloprotease SPRTN translates to MDEDFMLALRLQEQFDNEYETPSYPSSASDDEGFGQSSKKRKVEVSVGDVVPYWKPKVQPDRPLSIVDSSWETLDPSPDVRAMFLEFNDTFFWGKLSGVEVKWSPRMTLCAGVCSYEGRGGLCSIRLSAPLLKLRPRKDLVQTLLHEMIHALLFVTQNNRDRDGHGPEFCKHMNRINDATGTQISVYHSFHGEVDVYRQHWWKCNGPCQNRKPYFGFVKRALNRAPSSQDPWWEEHRRTCGGTYTKVKEPEGYGKKGKKGDKKEGKTDEKTSEKKASGNEKPPSTTTVSVSQDIRNLIPFSGKGFQLGGNPQPSPVVPPSPKKLFPPSSPAKSPVPSIRPASSMVQKPLKRKSVGNTRAFVNINGSPVRISRPRSNRSQDADKNTQRSIEGLFTSTSLRRSTGQSSNPETKRNPPNAAFSASGAIPKQLQNDLTSTASPSEPSHSVVSTGTKGSPGKPSQSKYFSPTNSVGKSEASGSAPTSRKRPWNERGNSPSLYDFFQRALGSDSAAPRELGKTQAPAMQQRTATSSASSSTSSLPGMLTFTPSSSSSSALMVSCPVCQTQMPESDINQHLDSCLS, encoded by the exons ATGGATGAAGATTTTATGCTAGCTCTTCGGCTCCAGGAGCAGTTTGACAATGAATACGAGACACCATCATATCCATCCAGTGCCTCTGATGATGAAGGCTTCGGACAGAGCAGTAAGAAGCGGAAAGTGGAGGTATCTGTAGGCGATGTTGTTCCCTACTGGAAGCCGAAAGTGCAGCCCGACAGGCCGCTGTCCATCGTGGACTCCTCCTGGGAGACGCTGGACCCCAGCCCCGATGTCAGAGCCATGTTTCTGGAGTTCAATGACACTTTCTTCTGGGGGAAACTTAGCGGCGTGGAGGTGAAGTGGAGCCCAAGGATGACACT GTGTGCTGGTGTGTGTTCTTATGAGGGCCGAGGGGGTCTGTGTTCAATCCGACTGAGTGCGCCTCTGCTGAAGCTCAGACCGAGAAAAGACCTGGTGCAG ACTCTTCTTCATGAAATGATCCACGCGCTGCTGTTCGTGACCCAGAACAACCGAGACAGAGACGGTCACGGCCCTGAGTTCTGCAAACACATGAACCGGATCAACGATGCCACCGGGACACAGATTTCT GTCTACCACAGTTTCCACGGTGAGGTGGACGTGTACCGGCAGCACTGGTGGAAATGCAACGGGCCCTGTCAGAACCGCAAGCCCTACTTTGGTTTCGTAAAGAGGGCCTTGAACCGGGCTCCTTCTTCTCAGGATCCGTGGTGGGAAGAGCACAGGAGGACGTGTGGAGGGACCTACACCAAGGTCAAAGAGCCAGAAGGATACGGCAAAAAAGGCAAGAAGGGCGACAAGAAGGAGGGTAAAACAGACGAGAAGACCTCAGAGAAGAAGGCCTCTGGAAATGAAAAGCCTCCGAGCACAACTACAG TTTCCGTATCGCAGGACATAAGGAACCTCATCCCATTCAGTGGCAAAGGCTTCCAGCTCGGAGGGAATCCCCAACCCTCCCCAGTGGTGCCTCCCTCTCCAAAGAAGCTCTTCCCGCCATCCTCTCCGGCTAAAAGTCCTGTCCCCTCCATCAGACCAGCTTCCTCCATGGTGCAGAAGCCACTGAAGAGGAAGTCTGTCGGCAACACCAGAGCTTTTGTCAACATCAACGGCTCTCCAGTGAGAATCTCCAGACCCCGCAGCAACCGTAGCCAAGACGCAGATAAAAACACGCAGAGGTCCatagaaggcctctttaccagcACGAGCCTCAGGAGGTCAACGGGTCAATCCTCTAACCCAGAAACGAAAAGAAATCCTCCTAATGCTGCTTTCTCTGCGTCTGGCGCCATTCCTAAACAGCTACAGAACGACCTAACATCTACGGCTAGTCCGAGTGAACCCAGCCATTCCGTGGTGTCGACGGGAACCAAAGGCAGCCCTGGTAAACCATCACAGTCCAAGTATTTCAGTCCAACTAACAGTGTCGGTAAATCAGAAGCTTCCGGTTCTGCTCCGACATCGAGGAAGAGGCCGTGGAACGAGCGCGGGAACTCCCCCAGCCTCTATGACTTTTTCCAGAGGGCATTAGGCAGCGATTCAGCAGCGCCGAGGGAGTTGGGGAAGACACAAGCACCCGCAATGCAGCAAAGaactgccacctcctctgcatcCTCCTCCACGTCCTCGCTCCCTGGGATGCTCACTTTTACCCcctcctcgtcttcctcctccGCGCTGATGGTCAGCTGTCCCGTGTGCCAAACGCAGATGCCGGAGTCAGACATCAACCAGCATCTTGACTCCTGCCTCTCCTGA
- the exoc8 gene encoding exocyst complex component 8: MSETGNRLRKLLESQNFDPQNHVKQLSQQSDGDRDLQEHRQKIQNLADETAQNLKKNVYKNYRQFIETAKEISYLESEMYQLSHILTEQKSIMESITQALISTDKDETSKEMQAAFPKETEELKQRTLTSLLEKVEGGKNIMDTPGRHLVYNGDLVEFDVDNMSPIQKVHAFLMNDCLLIATWLPNRRGTVKYKYNALYDLESFAVVNVKDNPPMKDMFKILMFPDSRIFQAENSKIKKEWLEILDETKKNKVTKDRHTKEEEVPVSPVRAEVSTNPFDQEEEQQPAGEVEESVDLSLEWIQELPEDLDVCIAQRDFEGAVDLVDKLNEYLKEQPVNQRVKELRLKVEERLRQLTEVLVFELSPDRSLRGGPKATRRAVCQLIRLGQSTKACELFLKNRAAAVQTAIRQLRIEGATLLYIHKLCNIFFTSLLETAKEFEMDFAGNTGCYSAFVVWSKTTMRMFVDAFSKQVFDSKESLSTAAECVKKAKEHCQQLTEIGLDLTFTLQSLLVKDIKAALQSYNDIIIEATKHRNSEEMWRKMNLMTPEALTKLKDEMRSCGIASFDQYTGDDCWVNLSYTIVAFTKQMMSFLEEGLKLYFPELHMVLLESLREIILVAVQHVDYSLRCEQDPEKKAFIMQNASFLHDTVLPVVERRFEEGVGKPAKQLQDLRKSTRPVRINPDSTTSMV; the protein is encoded by the exons atGTCGGAAACGGGGAACAGACTTCGCAAACTGCTTGAATCGCAGAATTTCGACCCTCAAAATCACGTGAAACAGCTGTCCCAGCAGTCCGATGGAGACAGAGACCTGCAGGAACACCGTCAAAAGATCCAAAACCTGGCCGACGAAACGGCTCAAAACCTGAAGAAAAATGTCTACAAGAACTACAGACAGTTCATTGAAACTGCTAAAGAGATATCCTACCTGGAGAGCGAGATGTACCAGCTGAGCCACATCCTGACCGAGCAGAAGAGCATCATGGAGAGCATCACTCAGGCCTTGATATCCACAGATAAGGATGAGACCTCTAAAGAGATGCAGGCTGCTTTCCCCAAAGAGACAGAGGAGCTGAAGCAGAGGACACTCACCTCCCTGCTGGAGAAAGTAGAAGGGGGTAAAAACATCATGGACACCCCAGGGAGGCACCTTGTCTACAATGGTGACCTTGTTGAGTTTGATGTTGACAACATGTCCCCCATCCAGAAGGTGCACGCTTTCCTCATGAACGACTGTCTGCTCATCGCCACCTGGCTGCCCAACCGCAGGGGAACCGTGAAGTATAAATACAACGCCCTGTACGACCTGGAGAGCTTCGCTGTGGTCAACGTGAAGGACAACCCTCCCATGAAGGACATGTTCAAGATCCTCATGTTCCCCGACAGTCGCATCTTCCAGGCGGAGAACAGCAAGATCAAGAAGGAGTGGCTGGAGATCCTGGACGAAACCAAGAAGAACAAAGTCACCAAGGACAGGCACACGAAGGAGGAGGAGGTCCCCGTGTCTCCCGTGAGGGCCGAGGTGTCCACCAATCCTTTCGATCAGGAGGAAGAACAGCAGCCAGCAGGGGAGGTAGAGGAAAGCGTGGACCTCAGCCTCGAGTGGATCCAGGAGCTGCCCGAGGATCTGGACGTCTGCATCGCCCAGAGAGACTTCGAGGGCGCCGTGGACCTGGTGGACAAACTCAACGAGTATCTGAAGGAGCAGCCGGTCAACCAGCGGGTCAAAGAGCTGCGGCTGAAGGTGGAGGAGCGGCTGCGCCAGCTGACCGAGGTCCTGGTGTTCGAGCTGTCTCCAGATCGGTCCCTTCGGGGGGGGCCTAAAGCCACCAGGAGGGCCGTGTGCCAGCTGATCAGACTAG GCCAGTCCACCAAGGCCTGCGAGTTGTTCCTGAAGAACCGAGCTGCGGCGGTGCAGACGGCCATCCGGCAGCTGCGCATAGAAGGAGCCACGCTGCTCTACATCCACAAACTCTGCAACATCTTCTTCACCAGCCTGCTGGAGACGGCCAAGGAGTTCGAGATGGACTTTGCCGGGAACACGGGCTGCTACTCCGCCTTCGTGGTCTGGTCCAAAACCACCATGAGGATGTTTGTGGACGCCTTCAGCAAGCAG GTGTTCGACAGTAAGGAGAGCCTGTCCACAGCAGCAGAGTGTGTGAAGAAGGCGAAGGAGCACTGCCAGCAGCTGACGGAGATCGGCCTGGACCTGACCTTCACGCTGCAGTCGCTGCTGGTCAAAGACATCAAGGCGGCGCTGCAGAGCTACAACGACATCATCATCGAGGCCACCAAGCACCGAAACTCTGAGGAGATGTGGAGGAAGATGAACCTCATGACCCCCGAGGCTCTGACTAAACTCAAG GACGAGATGCGCAGCTGTGGCATCGCCAGCTTCGACCAGTACACGGGGGATGACTGCTGGGTGAACCTGAGCTACACCATCGTGGCCTTCACCAAGCAGATGATGAGCTTCCTGGAGGAGGGCCTGAAGCTGTACTTCCCCGAGCTGCACATGGTGCTGCTGGAGAGCCTGCGCGAGATCATCCTGGTGGCCGTGCAGCACGTGGACTACAGCCTGCGCTGCGAGCAGGACCCCGAGAAGAAGGCCTTCATCATGCAGAACGCCTCCTTCCTCCACGACACCGTGCTGCCCGTGGTGGAGCGGAGGTTCGAAGAAGGCGTGGGGAAACCCGCCAAACAGCTGCAGGACCTGAGGAAGAGCACCAGGCCGGTCCGCATCAACCCAGACAGCACAACGTCTATGGTGTGA